Part of the Sorghum bicolor cultivar BTx623 chromosome 1, Sorghum_bicolor_NCBIv3, whole genome shotgun sequence genome, TACCAGAGGGTAACACAATTTCTGTGGTAGAGATGGGAGAGCATTTTTTTTTATGGCACACATCGAATTCTCTCATAAATATATGTAGCACAGTCCACAAATGCATAAGCAATGTGATTCAACAATTGTTTGCAGCAAGGAAATCAGCAGGACAAAATACTGAAACAAGATTAACTGACCTCAGATCTGCTGGAAGCAAAATTGCTTTCACTATCACATTTTGTTTGACCCCATAAATTTGTTTTTTCTCTCAGCAGGCTTCAGAATTTGGAACGAACACATCAAAGTTTCATCAACACTCATCATTGCACCAGCATTATCAAATTCACCACAATAATTGGGGGCCGAGAATATGGTGACAAGCTGTCTGTCAGCAAAGAATTCATACCCATCTTCAACAACCTGACATCACATCACATCACATGCAATATAAACACCTTCAATTTCTAGTTAACTGAGAAATAAAAAGATCAAAAACAGAATCTGCGCTAAATACTAAGGCGGTACCTGGTGAGCACGACAAATAAGATCAAGATCATGCTTTTGCAAGAATTCTGAAACCTTGTCAGCGCCAAAGGTATATGAGACTCCTCTATCATTCATGCCCCACCCTTGAACATCTTTTCCTGGATCTGACCAAAGCAAATCACACAGTAGTCCTTGATCTGGTACATCGGTTGGACGTTGCAAGCTCTTTATCTCATCCAAGTGTGCTAGATCAGGGGAGAGTCCGCCGTGCATACATAATATTTTATCATCGATAAGAGCAGCCACAGGTAGAGTGTTAAAACATTCTGTGAAGACCTTCCATAGCCGCACATTAAATCGACGCTTGCATTCATCATAAAATCCATATATTCTGTTTATCGAGGCACATTCATGATTGCCCCTCAGA contains:
- the LOC8084952 gene encoding LOW QUALITY PROTEIN: serine/threonine-protein phosphatase PP1 (The sequence of the model RefSeq protein was modified relative to this genomic sequence to represent the inferred CDS: deleted 2 bases in 1 codon) yields the protein MAAAPAAGGQGGVGMDTALVDDIIRRLLEVRTARPGKQVQLSESEIRQLCNVSREIFLSQPNLLELEAPIKICGDIHGQYSDLLRLFEYGGFPPEANYLFLGDYVDRGKQSLETICLLLAYKIKYPENFFLLRGNHECASINRIYGFYDECKRRFNVRLWKVFTECFNTLPVAALIDDKILCMHGGLSPDLAHLDEIKSLQRPTDVPDQGLLCDLLWSDPGKDVQGWGMNDRGVSYTFGADKVSEFLQKHDLDLICRAHQVVEDGYEFFADRQLVTIFSAPNYCGEFDNAGAMMSVDETLMCSFQILKPAERKQIYGVKQNVIVKAILLPADLRLSCGCITTTACWRQA